A stretch of the Hyperolius riggenbachi isolate aHypRig1 chromosome 11, aHypRig1.pri, whole genome shotgun sequence genome encodes the following:
- the LOC137537890 gene encoding brain acid soluble protein 1-like, with the protein MASPAGEMEDVDHLLALVRREAAERGPQWVAQQVEAMAAGGSGMQSGRVSARISRPPERLSPSASPRGMRRSGSPMQASPAPPPKKGSTAKKKGPGAKQLGGTEAAEAPRAQRPKRGQQPQAQGERQNAAASSGRSGHRQSNGSAAGHMDQRTDPGASTSSQARAQQKPKKGASKKGQAAAAPARRHRDRSSSSDDGDGSTTASPGRPPSTSPPRHSDAPRASEGAGHRGSSRGQPADGVRTSDRHEAIQQRSPGHRP; encoded by the coding sequence atggcttccccggcaggcgagATGGAGGACGTGGATCACCTGCTCGCTCTAGTCAGGCGCGAGGCGGCAGAGCGGGGACCACAGTGGGTCGCCCAGCAGGTCGAGGCAATGGCGGCGGGCGGCAGCGGCATGCAATCTGGCAGGGTGAGTGCGCGCATATCCAGGCCGCCGGAGCGGCTGAGTCCCAGCGCATCACCCAGGGGCATGAGAAGGAGCGGCAGCCCCATGCAGGCATCCCCTGCTCCCCCACCTAAGAAGGGCAGCACGGCAAAGAAAAAGGGACCCGGCGCAAAACAGCTTGGTGGGACGGAGGCAGCAGAGGCCCCACGAGCGCAGAGGCCTAAGAGGGGGCAGCAACCACAGGCGCAGGGAGAGCGGCAGAACGCAGCAGCTTCATCCGGGCGAAGTGGCCACAGGCAGAGCAATGGGAGCGCAGCAGGACACATGGATCAGCGCACTGACCCTGGTGCATCCACCTCCAGTCAGGCCAGGGCTCAGCAGAAGCCCAAGAAGGGGGCGAGCAAAAAGGGCCAGGCTGCAGCAGCGCCGGCGAGGCGTCACAGAGACAGGTCCAGcagctctgatgatggtgatggaaGTACGACTGCCAGCCCCGGCAGGCCCCCATCCACCTCGCCACCTCGCCACAGCGACGCGCCCAGGGCCAGCGAGGGTGCAGGACACAGAGGGTCGAGCAGAGGGCAGCCAGCGGATGGCGTGCGCACCAGCGACAGACATGAGGCGATACAACAGAGGAGTCCCGGACACAGGCCCTGA